One part of the Phragmites australis chromosome 3, lpPhrAust1.1, whole genome shotgun sequence genome encodes these proteins:
- the LOC133911826 gene encoding serine--tRNA ligase-like, whose translation MLDINLFRTDKGGNPELIRESQRSRFATVELVDEVIALDRAWRDRQFELDKIRQELNATSKKIGKLKAAKQEEEAKKLMENTNEIKDRLAAKEAEVQEAKSTLDAKLTTIGNIVHESVPISDDEANNATVRTWGERRLEENLKNHVDLCRMLDIVALEKGADVAGGRGYYLKKEGVLLNLALINFGLAFLTKRGFEPMQTPFFMRKETMGKCAQLAQFDEELYKLTGDGEEKYLIATSEQPLCAYHLGDRIYPAELPIRYAGYSTCFRKEAGSHGRDTSGIFRVHQFEKIEQFCVTGPNGNDSWEMHEEMLKNSEDFYKEIGLPYQVVSIVSGALNDAAAKKYDLEAWFPASKTYRELVSCSNCTDYQARRLGIGYGQKKNDEQSKQFVHMLNSTLTATERTLCCILENYQREDGVEVPKVLQPYMGGIEFLRFKQPLDGKQAADSKSNKPKSKGNAA comes from the exons CTCGACATTAACCTCTTCCGCACCGACAAGGGGGGCAACCCGGAGCTCATCCGCGAGTCGCAGCGCAGCCGCTTCGCCACTGTCGAGCTCGTTGACGAGGTCATCGCCCTCGACAGGGCATGGCGCGACA GGCAGTTCGAGCTGGACAAGATCAGGCAGGAGCTCAACGCCACCAGCAAGAAGATCGGCAAGCTCAAGGCT GCCAAGCAAGAAGAGGAAGCGAAGAAGCTGATGGAGAACACGAACGAGATCAAGGACAGGTTGGCTGCCAAGGAAGCTGAGGTGCAGGAGGCCAAGAGCACCCTCGACGCCAAGCTCACGACTATTGGCAACATCGTGCATGAATCCGTGCCCATCAGCGACGACGAG GCAAACAATGCAACTGTACGGACATGGGGTGAGAGGAGGTTGGAGGAAAACTTGAAGAATCATGTGGATCTTTGCAGGATGCTTGACATTGTAGCTTTGGAGAAGG GTGCTGATGTGGCTGGTGGAAGGGGTTACTATTTGAAGAAAGAAGGTGTCCTCCTGAACCTGGCATTGATAAATTTCGGGCTAGCTTTCCTGACGAAACGAGGCTTTGAGCCAATGCAAACTCCCTTTTTCATGAGAAAGGAGACTATGGGAAAATGTGCCCAGTTGGCCCAATTTGATGAAGAGCTTTACAAA TTAACAGGTGATGGAGAAGAAAAGTATTTGATAGCAACATCGGAGCAGCCGTTGTGCGCTTATCATCTAGGAGATAGAATTTATCCCGCTGAACTGCCAATCAG ATATGCTGGATACTCCACCTGCTTCCGGAAAGAAGCTGGTTCGCATGGAAGGGACACGTCTGGCATCTTCAGAGTCCACCAGTTTGAAAAGATTGAACAATTCTGTGTTACTGGCCCAAATGGCAATGATTCCTGGGAGATGCATGAAGAGATGCTTAAAAATTCAGAAGATTTCTATAAGGAG ATTGGCCTACCTTATCAGGTTGTTTCTATTGTTTCCGGTGCTCTTAATGATGCTGCAGCCAAAAAGTATGATTTAGAAGCTTGGTTCCCTGCATCAAAAACCTACAGAGAATTAGTGTCTTGTTCGAATTGCACAGACTATCAAGCTAGGAGGCTTGGAATAGGCTACGGCCAGAAAAAG AATGATGAGCAATCCAAGCAGTTTGTTCATATGCTCAACTCTACGTTGACTGCCACTGAGAGGACTCTTTGCTGTATTCTTGAGAACTACCAGAGGGAGGATGGTGTTGAAGTGCCGAAGGTGCTGCAACCATACATGGGTGGAATAGAGTTCCTTCGTTTCAAGCAACCTCTGGATGGCAAACAAGCTGCTGACTCCAAATCAAATAAGCCCAAATCAAAG GGAAATGCTGCTTGA